A window of Kribbella amoyensis contains these coding sequences:
- a CDS encoding GlsB/YeaQ/YmgE family stress response membrane protein: MYWVWMLIVSLIAGIIFGPLARLVLPGKQNIGLGWTILGGGIGAFIGGLIAYFLDVKDTDGPDWIQYLIQIICAAIVVAFISSRTGSSKTA, from the coding sequence GTGTACTGGGTCTGGATGCTCATCGTCAGTCTCATCGCCGGAATCATCTTCGGGCCGCTGGCCCGGCTGGTCCTTCCGGGCAAGCAGAACATCGGCCTCGGCTGGACCATCCTGGGCGGCGGGATCGGCGCCTTCATCGGTGGTCTGATCGCCTACTTCCTCGACGTCAAGGACACCGACGGCCCGGACTGGATCCAGTACCTGATCCAGATCATCTGCGCCGCCATCGTGGTCGCCTTCATCTCGTCCCGCACAGGCAGTAGCAAAACAGCCTGA
- a CDS encoding DUF3107 domain-containing protein: MEVKIGVQHANRELVLESEQTPEEVEAAVADALTGKANLLQLTDEKGRRVLVPADRLAYVEIGEVSVRKVGFGAI, from the coding sequence GTGGAGGTCAAGATCGGCGTGCAGCACGCCAATCGTGAGTTGGTGCTGGAGAGCGAGCAGACCCCGGAAGAGGTCGAGGCGGCCGTGGCCGACGCGCTCACCGGCAAGGCCAACCTGCTGCAGCTGACGGACGAGAAGGGCCGCCGGGTACTCGTCCCGGCCGACCGCCTCGCCTACGTCGAGATCGGCGAGGTCTCGGTCCGCAAGGTTGGTTTCGGCGCGATCTGA
- a CDS encoding TetR/AcrR family transcriptional regulator: MSTTPETAPKRGSRLPRLARRAQLLEAAQEVFVANGYHAAAMDDIADRAGVSKPVLYQHFPGKLDLYLALLDTSCEAIVASVRDALRSTEDNKQRVAATIHAFYDYVANAQGAFRLVFESDLTNEPAVRERVDRVTQACAEACSEVISADAGLSKEQSMVLAVSLVGMAQVSARYWLASDDPTLAQQQAADLVASLAWRGIRGFPRTEG, translated from the coding sequence GTGTCGACGACACCGGAGACCGCACCGAAGCGCGGCAGCCGCCTGCCGCGGCTGGCCCGGCGCGCCCAGTTGCTCGAGGCGGCCCAGGAGGTCTTCGTCGCGAACGGCTACCACGCCGCCGCGATGGACGACATCGCCGACCGGGCCGGCGTCTCCAAGCCGGTCCTCTACCAGCACTTCCCCGGCAAGCTGGACCTCTACCTGGCCCTGCTCGACACCTCCTGCGAGGCGATCGTGGCCTCGGTCCGTGACGCCCTGCGCTCGACCGAGGACAACAAGCAGCGGGTGGCCGCGACGATCCACGCCTTCTACGACTACGTGGCCAACGCCCAGGGCGCCTTCCGGCTGGTGTTCGAGTCCGACCTGACCAACGAGCCCGCCGTCCGCGAGCGGGTCGACCGCGTCACCCAGGCCTGCGCCGAAGCGTGTTCCGAGGTGATCAGCGCCGACGCCGGCCTGAGCAAGGAACAGTCGATGGTGCTGGCCGTCAGCCTGGTCGGCATGGCCCAGGTCAGCGCGCGGTACTGGCTGGCCTCCGACGACCCGACCCTGGCCCAGCAACAAGCCGCCGACCTGGTCGCCAGCCTCGCCTGGCGAGGCATCCGGGGCTTCCCCCGCACCGAAGGCTGA
- the ligD gene encoding non-homologous end-joining DNA ligase, with amino-acid sequence MAAGPTQLTTEVDGQTMKLTNLGKVLYPKTGFTKAEVIDYYHQIAPLLLPHLSDRPLTRKRWPDGTDAAYFFEKNAPRGTPAWVRTVTLPTPGSSTGRDEADFVVADDIQTVVWLANLAALELHVPQWRIGDSDQGKEPRADLIVFDLDPGPGVTIVDCADVALALRELLNHFGLEGWPKTSGNKGMHLYVPIEPAASRATSAFAKLLAEQLAEALPENVTANMTKALRPGKVFIDWSQNNSAKTTLAPYSLRGADEPRVSTPIDWDEVAAASDPAELTFLPHEVLARVEEYGDVLEGLYDDPRPLPS; translated from the coding sequence ATGGCGGCCGGACCCACCCAACTGACCACCGAGGTCGACGGGCAGACGATGAAGCTCACGAACCTCGGCAAGGTGCTGTACCCGAAGACGGGCTTCACGAAGGCAGAGGTGATCGACTATTACCACCAGATCGCCCCACTGCTGCTCCCCCATCTGTCCGACCGGCCGCTCACCCGGAAACGCTGGCCGGACGGCACCGACGCGGCGTACTTCTTCGAGAAGAACGCGCCGCGCGGGACGCCTGCCTGGGTCCGGACCGTGACGCTGCCGACGCCGGGGAGCTCGACCGGGCGGGACGAGGCCGATTTCGTGGTCGCGGACGACATCCAGACCGTCGTCTGGCTGGCGAACCTGGCCGCGCTCGAACTGCACGTCCCGCAGTGGCGGATCGGGGACTCCGACCAGGGCAAGGAGCCGCGCGCGGACCTGATCGTGTTCGACCTGGACCCAGGTCCGGGCGTGACGATCGTGGACTGCGCCGACGTGGCCCTGGCGCTGCGCGAACTGCTCAACCATTTCGGCCTCGAGGGCTGGCCGAAGACGTCCGGCAACAAGGGCATGCATCTGTACGTCCCGATCGAGCCGGCCGCGTCCCGGGCGACCAGCGCGTTCGCGAAACTGCTCGCCGAACAACTCGCCGAGGCGCTGCCGGAGAACGTCACCGCGAACATGACGAAGGCGCTGCGGCCCGGCAAGGTCTTCATCGACTGGAGTCAGAACAACAGCGCCAAGACCACCCTCGCGCCGTACTCCCTGCGCGGTGCCGACGAGCCGCGGGTGTCCACCCCGATCGACTGGGACGAGGTGGCGGCGGCCTCCGACCCGGCCGAGCTGACGTTCCTGCCGCACGAGGTGCTGGCCCGCGTCGAGGAGTACGGCGACGTCCTCGAAGGCCTGTACGACGACCCGCGGCCACTGCCGTCCTGA
- a CDS encoding alpha/beta fold hydrolase, whose product MESYGSVTGLGAQEWPARTVPVAGVDLLVRDVPGAASDLPPALFVHGLGGSSLNWTALGLLLNDTVRGIAPDLPGFGRTPAAGVAGISEQADVLAELMDSEWGTSTPVHLFGNSMGGAAAVALAARRPERIASLTLISPALPHPRASASALWFTALATPRLGKVVLERSRRIPFDRRFQASLAMVFGDPRSLPDEVRQAYEDELHRRDEQPWGTQATLDGARSVLLSSLAPPQRSLWAAAAKITCPVLLIYGGKDRLVDARIRTKAQRTFPDARLLYLPDSGHVAQMEHPAEVERAVRQLLGA is encoded by the coding sequence ATGGAGAGTTACGGGTCAGTAACCGGGCTGGGAGCGCAGGAATGGCCGGCACGCACCGTGCCGGTCGCTGGGGTGGACCTGTTGGTCCGGGACGTACCGGGTGCGGCCTCTGACCTGCCGCCCGCCCTCTTCGTGCACGGACTCGGCGGCTCGTCGCTGAACTGGACCGCGCTGGGCCTGCTGCTGAACGACACGGTCCGCGGTATCGCCCCCGACCTGCCCGGCTTCGGCCGGACGCCGGCCGCCGGGGTGGCCGGGATCTCCGAACAGGCCGACGTGCTCGCCGAGCTGATGGACTCCGAGTGGGGTACGTCGACCCCGGTGCACCTCTTCGGCAACTCGATGGGCGGGGCCGCCGCGGTCGCGCTCGCCGCCCGTCGGCCCGAGCGAATCGCCTCGCTGACCCTGATCTCGCCGGCCCTGCCGCATCCCCGGGCCTCGGCGAGCGCGTTGTGGTTCACCGCGCTGGCGACGCCGCGACTCGGCAAGGTCGTGCTCGAGCGGTCCCGGCGGATCCCGTTCGACCGGCGGTTCCAGGCGTCACTGGCGATGGTGTTCGGGGACCCGCGCTCGCTGCCGGACGAGGTGCGGCAGGCGTACGAGGACGAACTGCACCGACGCGACGAGCAGCCGTGGGGGACGCAGGCGACGCTCGACGGTGCCCGCAGCGTGCTGCTGTCCTCGCTGGCTCCGCCGCAGCGGTCGCTGTGGGCCGCGGCCGCGAAGATCACCTGCCCGGTCCTGCTGATCTACGGCGGCAAGGATCGGCTGGTGGACGCGCGGATCCGGACCAAGGCGCAGCGCACCTTCCCGGACGCCCGGCTGCTCTACCTGCCCGACTCCGGTCACGTGGCCCAGATGGAGCATCCGGCCGAGGTCGAACGGGCGGTCCGCCAGCTCCTCGGTGCCTGA
- a CDS encoding Calx-beta domain-containing protein, with protein MRLIGGITLSLGMVALAGLSGPVASAAPPPAPSVAQGNNWTVEPATGGYKVTLRLTTPVPVRDALPLLTVDGRAVGVAQQAADRRTVSVISKDPAVLRARDVRLTWSGDPANGRQKSRQTSGPTDADWLKAKQGPLLPEDPGARGNYQVETAEYDLGDEAVTLPGLGHKSEIRGKVYTPSGARGPRPLVVFLHGRHHPCYGGDESELEVPWPCAAGGKAVPSYRGYDGPAEALASHGYQVVSISANAVNAWDAAAYDAGAQARGELVLDHLDRWRKWATVGGGPFGSRFVGKIDFRNVGLMGHSRGGEGVARAAVLNAGRRAQYGIRAVLPLAPTDVARSTVPGVAMSVLLPYCDGDVSDLQGQKFYDDTRYSVSGDGAARSTVTVLGANHNFFNTEWTPGQSVAPSVDDWWGEEKESPCGAKYAGRLSAKEQQAVGTAYLAGFFRLHLGRETQFLPMFDGSDSRAASAGRAVVRVVAQADRVVQRFDQALPAGAVSGSAKAVACSADCVKLDDPAQSPHWGEAWFAAKAPVTAVTKLSWTGKNGAVRVDLPALQRDVRRYSALTFRAAPDPTGAPRTDLSVRVVDGHGRAVSVPVSSLGDALVRMPGAGDSGLPKNLLRTVRIPLTSLKGLDLRDVRAVELRTDRVARGSVFVSDLGFGKPGLGRPAPASLLPKLSASSVKVVEGDSGTRNVDFWVTMSRPSIRPVSVSVETNGDLGTVVGEVSWQLVFEPGQTRQRVTVPVTANTRDGYDLLFNLVLSTPRDALLAESFGRGSVLDDDPEPTLKIGAAAAVEGQEFLEFPLTLSAPSDKYVTVTGTLADGTAVIRKDYRSVDDDGANPPVRSVNGYVEPGQTRGAGQVLVVDDKVKEPGETFTATVTETDGATLTGPKTVTGTIRDND; from the coding sequence GTGCGGTTGATCGGCGGTATCACCCTGTCGCTGGGGATGGTCGCACTCGCGGGGCTGAGCGGGCCGGTCGCGTCCGCCGCCCCGCCACCGGCGCCATCGGTTGCCCAAGGCAATAACTGGACGGTCGAACCGGCCACCGGCGGGTACAAGGTCACCCTCCGGCTGACCACGCCGGTCCCGGTCCGCGACGCGCTGCCCCTGCTGACAGTCGACGGTCGCGCTGTCGGGGTCGCGCAGCAGGCCGCGGACCGGCGGACGGTCAGCGTGATCAGCAAGGACCCGGCAGTCCTGCGGGCGCGCGACGTCCGGCTGACCTGGTCGGGGGATCCGGCGAACGGCCGGCAGAAGTCCCGGCAGACCTCGGGACCGACCGACGCGGACTGGCTCAAGGCGAAGCAGGGTCCGCTGCTGCCGGAGGATCCAGGGGCCCGTGGCAACTACCAGGTCGAGACCGCGGAGTACGACCTCGGCGACGAGGCGGTGACGCTGCCAGGGTTGGGGCACAAGTCCGAGATCAGGGGCAAGGTCTACACGCCGAGCGGTGCCCGCGGACCGCGTCCGCTGGTGGTGTTCCTGCACGGCCGGCACCACCCCTGCTACGGCGGTGACGAGAGCGAGCTCGAGGTGCCGTGGCCGTGTGCGGCCGGCGGAAAGGCGGTGCCGAGCTACCGCGGGTACGACGGACCGGCGGAGGCGCTCGCGAGCCACGGGTACCAGGTCGTGTCGATCAGCGCGAACGCCGTGAACGCGTGGGACGCGGCGGCGTACGACGCGGGTGCGCAGGCTCGTGGTGAGCTCGTCCTGGATCACCTCGACCGGTGGCGGAAGTGGGCGACGGTCGGCGGCGGACCGTTCGGGAGCAGGTTCGTCGGCAAGATCGACTTCCGCAACGTCGGGCTGATGGGTCACTCCCGGGGTGGCGAGGGCGTCGCTCGCGCGGCCGTCCTGAACGCGGGCCGCCGTGCGCAGTACGGGATCCGCGCCGTGTTGCCGCTGGCACCGACCGACGTCGCCCGCTCGACCGTGCCCGGGGTCGCGATGAGCGTGCTGCTGCCGTACTGCGACGGCGACGTGTCCGACCTGCAGGGGCAGAAGTTCTACGACGACACCCGGTACTCCGTGTCCGGCGACGGCGCCGCGAGGTCCACGGTCACGGTGCTCGGCGCGAACCACAACTTCTTCAACACGGAGTGGACGCCGGGCCAGTCGGTGGCTCCCTCGGTGGACGACTGGTGGGGCGAGGAGAAGGAGTCACCCTGTGGCGCGAAGTACGCGGGGAGGTTGTCCGCCAAGGAGCAGCAGGCCGTGGGCACCGCGTACCTGGCCGGGTTCTTCCGGCTCCACCTCGGCCGGGAGACGCAGTTCCTGCCGATGTTCGACGGATCGGACTCGCGGGCCGCGTCGGCCGGGCGAGCCGTGGTCCGTGTGGTGGCACAGGCTGACCGGGTCGTGCAGCGGTTCGACCAGGCGTTGCCGGCGGGGGCCGTGTCGGGCAGTGCGAAGGCGGTCGCGTGTTCGGCCGACTGCGTGAAGCTGGACGATCCCGCTCAGTCCCCGCACTGGGGTGAGGCGTGGTTCGCGGCTAAGGCTCCGGTCACGGCTGTCACCAAGCTGAGCTGGACGGGGAAGAACGGTGCCGTCCGGGTCGATCTACCTGCTCTGCAACGCGACGTACGGCGGTACTCCGCGCTGACGTTCCGCGCCGCTCCTGATCCGACCGGGGCGCCTCGGACGGATCTCAGTGTGCGCGTGGTCGACGGACACGGGCGAGCGGTGTCGGTGCCGGTGTCGAGCCTGGGCGACGCGCTCGTCCGGATGCCGGGGGCGGGCGACAGCGGGTTGCCGAAGAACCTGCTGCGGACGGTACGGATCCCGTTGACCTCGCTGAAGGGGCTGGATCTGCGGGACGTTCGCGCCGTGGAGCTGCGGACCGACCGGGTCGCTCGCGGGTCCGTGTTCGTCAGCGATCTCGGCTTCGGCAAGCCGGGACTCGGACGGCCGGCGCCGGCGTCGTTGCTGCCGAAGCTGTCGGCGTCGAGCGTCAAGGTGGTCGAGGGCGACAGCGGGACCCGGAACGTCGACTTCTGGGTGACGATGTCGCGGCCGAGCATCCGGCCGGTCAGCGTGTCCGTGGAGACCAACGGCGACCTCGGCACGGTCGTCGGCGAGGTCTCCTGGCAGCTCGTGTTCGAGCCGGGCCAGACGAGGCAGCGGGTCACGGTGCCGGTGACGGCGAACACGCGGGACGGGTACGACCTGCTGTTCAACCTGGTCCTGTCGACGCCGCGGGACGCGTTGCTCGCCGAATCGTTCGGGCGCGGATCCGTCCTCGACGACGACCCGGAGCCGACGCTCAAGATCGGTGCCGCGGCCGCGGTGGAGGGTCAGGAGTTCCTCGAGTTCCCGCTCACGCTCTCGGCGCCGAGCGACAAGTACGTCACTGTCACCGGCACGCTGGCGGACGGTACCGCGGTGATCCGGAAGGACTACCGCAGCGTGGACGACGACGGCGCCAACCCGCCGGTGCGCTCGGTCAACGGGTACGTAGAGCCCGGGCAGACCCGCGGGGCCGGCCAGGTGCTCGTGGTCGACGACAAGGTGAAGGAGCCGGGCGAGACGTTCACGGCGACCGTCACGGAGACGGACGGTGCCACCCTGACCGGGCCGAAGACGGTGACGGGGACGATCCGCGACAACGACTGA
- the moeZ gene encoding adenylyltransferase/sulfurtransferase MoeZ, which yields MSLPPLVEPADELTIDEVRRYSRHLIIPEVGMAGQKRLKNAKVLVIGAGGLGSPALLYLAAAGVGTLGIVEFDTVDESNLQRQIIHGQSDVGKSKAQSAKESILETNPNVNVVLHETRLDNDNVFEIFEPYDLIVDGTDNFATRYLVNDAAVLLGKPYVWGSIFRFDGQVSVFWAEHGPCYRCLYPEPPPPGMVPSCAEGGVLGVLCASVGAAQVTEAIKLLTGIGDPSLGRLNIYEALDLNWRALKVRKDPNCAICGENPTVTELIDYESFCGALTEEAADAAVGSTISVKQLSEWIKLKDNGEKDFVLIDVREPNEYEINRIPGSVLIPKADFQTGVALEKLPQDKQLVFHCKSGVRSAEVLAIAKGAGFGDAVHVGGGVVAWVDQIDPSQPAY from the coding sequence GTGTCATTGCCCCCGCTGGTCGAACCGGCCGACGAGCTGACCATCGACGAGGTCCGCAGGTACTCGCGGCACCTGATCATCCCCGAGGTCGGCATGGCCGGCCAGAAGCGGCTGAAGAACGCCAAGGTGCTGGTGATCGGTGCCGGCGGCCTCGGCAGCCCTGCGCTGCTGTACCTGGCCGCGGCCGGCGTCGGCACGCTCGGCATCGTCGAGTTCGACACGGTCGACGAGTCGAACCTGCAGCGCCAGATCATCCACGGCCAGTCCGACGTCGGGAAGTCGAAGGCGCAGTCGGCCAAGGAGTCGATCCTCGAGACCAACCCGAACGTGAACGTCGTCCTGCACGAGACCCGGCTGGACAACGACAACGTCTTCGAGATCTTCGAGCCGTACGACCTGATCGTCGACGGCACCGACAACTTCGCCACCCGGTACCTGGTGAACGACGCGGCCGTGCTGCTCGGCAAGCCGTACGTGTGGGGCTCGATCTTCCGCTTCGACGGCCAGGTCAGCGTCTTCTGGGCCGAGCACGGCCCGTGCTACCGCTGCCTGTACCCCGAGCCGCCGCCGCCCGGCATGGTCCCGTCCTGCGCCGAGGGTGGTGTGCTCGGCGTGCTCTGCGCGTCGGTCGGCGCCGCCCAGGTGACCGAGGCGATCAAGCTGCTCACCGGGATCGGCGACCCGTCGCTCGGCCGGCTGAACATCTACGAGGCGCTCGACCTGAACTGGCGCGCACTGAAGGTCCGCAAGGACCCGAACTGCGCCATCTGCGGCGAGAACCCGACCGTCACCGAGCTGATCGACTACGAGAGCTTCTGCGGCGCCCTCACCGAGGAAGCCGCCGACGCGGCCGTCGGCTCGACCATCTCGGTCAAGCAGCTGTCCGAGTGGATCAAGCTCAAGGACAACGGCGAGAAGGACTTCGTCCTGATCGACGTCCGGGAGCCGAACGAGTACGAGATCAACCGGATCCCGGGCTCGGTGCTGATCCCCAAGGCCGACTTCCAGACCGGTGTCGCGCTGGAGAAGCTCCCGCAGGACAAGCAGTTGGTCTTCCACTGCAAGTCCGGCGTCCGCTCGGCCGAGGTGCTCGCCATCGCCAAGGGTGCGGGCTTCGGCGACGCGGTTCACGTCGGCGGCGGCGTCGTCGCCTGGGTCGACCAGATCGACCCGTCCCAGCCGGCGTACTGA
- a CDS encoding alpha/beta fold hydrolase codes for MTTTNSTSSTTASSTTGSSTTAPWTGLVPVDDTALAVTDTGGSGVPILYLNGQFATQGYWRRPIAELGPDWRHITFDERARGKSKRSADYSFETAVRDVDAVLAARGVDRAVLVGWSYGAFVGAHWASRNPDRTIGAVLVDGAFPYDWLDEAMEQRIRKLFRRMGWFLPLLRPTGLAPRMSAAQQAESNIEVGRISRERELGPVLDSITVPARYVVASGTSFGSKGDEQERIRTSLAAVTERNPNIEVSAKVESNHGAILRKDYRAIAAAVREVAALDAAVR; via the coding sequence ATGACGACGACGAACAGCACCTCCTCGACCACCGCCTCCTCGACCACCGGCTCCTCGACCACCGCCCCCTGGACCGGCCTGGTGCCGGTCGACGACACCGCCCTGGCCGTCACCGACACCGGCGGTTCCGGTGTCCCGATCCTCTACCTCAACGGCCAGTTCGCCACCCAGGGGTACTGGCGCCGGCCGATCGCCGAACTCGGTCCGGACTGGCGGCACATCACCTTCGACGAACGGGCCCGGGGCAAGTCGAAGCGCTCGGCCGACTACTCCTTCGAGACCGCGGTCCGGGACGTCGACGCCGTGCTCGCGGCCCGGGGCGTGGACCGCGCCGTGCTGGTCGGCTGGTCCTACGGGGCGTTCGTCGGGGCGCACTGGGCCAGCCGCAATCCGGACCGGACGATCGGCGCGGTCCTGGTCGACGGCGCCTTCCCGTACGACTGGCTGGACGAGGCCATGGAGCAGCGGATCCGCAAGCTGTTCCGCCGGATGGGCTGGTTCCTGCCACTGCTGCGCCCGACCGGCCTGGCCCCGCGGATGAGCGCCGCCCAGCAGGCCGAGAGCAACATCGAGGTCGGCCGGATCTCCCGGGAACGCGAGCTCGGCCCGGTCCTGGACAGCATCACCGTCCCGGCCCGGTACGTGGTCGCCTCGGGGACGTCCTTCGGGAGCAAGGGTGACGAGCAGGAGCGGATCCGGACCAGCCTCGCGGCCGTGACCGAGCGCAACCCGAACATCGAGGTCAGCGCGAAGGTCGAGAGCAACCACGGCGCGATCCTGCGGAAGGACTACCGCGCGATCGCCGCCGCCGTCCGCGAGGTGGCCGCGCTCGACGCCGCGGTCCGGTGA
- a CDS encoding DUF2277 domain-containing protein: MCRNITVLRGLEPAATSEEIYAAALQYVRKVTGVGSLSATTRGPIERAAAEVAKITEALLEEMPQRRVPPQTVPPLRRPEVRARLGLD; encoded by the coding sequence ATGTGCCGAAACATCACCGTTCTCCGTGGGCTCGAGCCGGCCGCGACCTCCGAGGAGATCTACGCCGCCGCCCTGCAGTACGTCCGCAAGGTCACCGGGGTGGGGTCGCTGAGCGCGACCACCCGGGGCCCGATCGAGCGCGCCGCCGCCGAGGTCGCCAAGATCACCGAGGCGCTGCTGGAGGAGATGCCGCAGCGCCGTGTTCCGCCGCAGACGGTGCCGCCGCTGCGCCGCCCCGAGGTCCGCGCCCGCCTCGGCCTGGACTGA
- a CDS encoding TIGR03560 family F420-dependent LLM class oxidoreductase produces MRFAIKTRPEHTTWQQLRDVWVAADEFEIFESAWHWDHFYPLSGDLAGPNLEAWTTLAALAQATSRIRVGCQVAGMIYRHPAVLANMAATTDIIADGRLELGIGAGWNQMECDAYGIPLYPLKERFDRFDEGVQAMIALLTEKVANFDGQYVKLTDAYCEPKAVQTPHPPITIGGKGPKRTLRAVARWAQQWNVIVPNPDEWKPLKEILVQRCEEVGRDVDEITCSVNVRIDPDEPLDKAVADAAAYGEAGVDLVVMNLPLDAPPSVLAPLAKALAPLA; encoded by the coding sequence ATGCGGTTTGCGATCAAGACCCGGCCGGAACACACCACGTGGCAGCAGCTGCGGGACGTGTGGGTGGCGGCGGACGAGTTCGAGATCTTCGAGTCGGCCTGGCACTGGGACCACTTCTACCCATTGAGTGGCGACCTGGCCGGGCCGAACCTGGAGGCCTGGACGACCCTGGCCGCACTGGCCCAGGCGACCAGCCGGATCCGGGTCGGCTGCCAGGTGGCCGGGATGATCTACCGGCATCCCGCCGTGCTCGCGAACATGGCCGCGACCACCGACATCATCGCCGACGGCCGCCTCGAACTCGGGATCGGCGCCGGCTGGAACCAAATGGAGTGCGACGCCTACGGCATTCCGCTGTACCCGTTGAAGGAGCGGTTCGACCGGTTCGACGAGGGGGTGCAGGCGATGATCGCGCTGCTCACCGAGAAGGTCGCCAACTTCGACGGCCAGTACGTCAAACTCACCGACGCGTACTGCGAACCGAAGGCCGTGCAGACCCCGCATCCGCCCATCACGATCGGCGGCAAGGGACCGAAGCGGACCCTGCGCGCCGTCGCCCGCTGGGCCCAGCAGTGGAATGTCATCGTGCCGAACCCGGACGAGTGGAAGCCGCTCAAGGAGATCCTCGTCCAGCGTTGCGAGGAGGTCGGCCGTGACGTCGACGAGATCACCTGCTCGGTCAACGTCCGCATCGACCCGGACGAGCCGCTGGACAAGGCGGTCGCCGACGCCGCCGCGTACGGCGAGGCCGGGGTCGACCTGGTCGTCATGAACCTCCCCCTCGACGCCCCGCCGTCGGTGCTCGCCCCTCTCGCCAAGGCGCTCGCCCCCCTCGCCTGA
- a CDS encoding MGMT family protein codes for MDREEYVEAVLQAVEAIPEGSVATYGDIAAYVGQGGPRQVGAIMREYGGGVPWWRVIRASGVPADEVVDEQLQLLRGDGVRVTNGKVDLRSVRWDPETAD; via the coding sequence GTGGATCGGGAGGAGTACGTCGAAGCCGTCCTGCAAGCCGTCGAGGCGATCCCCGAGGGCAGCGTGGCCACCTACGGGGACATCGCCGCGTACGTCGGCCAGGGTGGACCGCGGCAGGTCGGGGCGATCATGCGCGAGTACGGCGGGGGCGTGCCGTGGTGGCGGGTGATCCGGGCCAGCGGAGTCCCCGCGGATGAGGTCGTCGACGAACAGCTCCAACTGCTGCGCGGCGACGGCGTCCGGGTCACCAACGGCAAGGTCGATCTCCGCAGCGTCCGCTGGGACCCCGAGACCGCGGACTGA